In Helicobacter mastomyrinus, a single genomic region encodes these proteins:
- the ilvC gene encoding ketol-acid reductoisomerase, which produces MALQVYYDKDCDLGLIQKKKVAIIGFGSQGHAHAENLRDSGVDVVIGLYKGGSSWAKAEAKKFKVLEVSEATKIADVIMILIPDELQADVFAKDIAPHLSEDKIIAFGHGFNIHFGQIIAPKGVGVIMVAPKAPGHTVRSEFVKGGGIPDLIAVAQDTSRNDAKAIALSYASAIGGGRSGIIETTFKDETETDLFGEQAVLCGGVTSLVKAGFETLVEAGYPEEMAYFECLHELKLIVDLIYEGGLANMRYSISNTAEYGDMVSGHRVINAESKQAMKAILCDIQQGRFAKDFILERKAGYARMNAERKNLSEHKIEKVGKRLRSMMPWIGANKLVDTDKN; this is translated from the coding sequence ATGGCATTACAAGTGTATTACGACAAAGATTGTGATTTAGGGCTTATACAAAAGAAAAAGGTAGCTATCATTGGCTTTGGGAGCCAAGGACACGCACACGCGGAAAACTTGCGAGATTCTGGAGTAGATGTGGTAATCGGGCTATATAAGGGCGGCTCTAGCTGGGCTAAGGCAGAGGCGAAAAAATTTAAAGTGCTTGAAGTGAGTGAGGCGACAAAAATCGCTGATGTGATTATGATTTTAATCCCTGATGAGCTGCAAGCTGATGTATTTGCTAAGGATATTGCCCCGCATTTGAGTGAGGATAAAATCATCGCTTTTGGACACGGATTCAATATTCATTTTGGGCAGATTATCGCACCAAAGGGAGTTGGCGTGATTATGGTCGCTCCAAAAGCTCCGGGACACACCGTTAGAAGTGAGTTTGTAAAAGGTGGTGGGATTCCGGATTTAATCGCAGTAGCACAAGATACAAGCAGAAATGACGCTAAGGCGATTGCCTTAAGCTATGCAAGTGCGATTGGCGGAGGCAGAAGCGGGATTATTGAAACCACTTTCAAAGATGAGACAGAAACAGATTTATTTGGTGAGCAAGCTGTGCTTTGTGGAGGCGTTACGAGCTTGGTAAAGGCTGGATTTGAGACATTAGTAGAGGCGGGATACCCTGAAGAAATGGCATATTTTGAGTGTTTGCACGAGCTAAAATTGATTGTGGATTTAATCTATGAGGGTGGCTTGGCAAATATGCGATACTCTATCTCAAATACCGCAGAATACGGCGATATGGTGAGCGGTCATCGTGTGATTAATGCAGAATCAAAACAAGCGATGAAGGCAATTTTATGCGACATTCAACAAGGGCGATTTGCAAAAGATTTTATCTTAGAGCGTAAAGCTGGATATGCACGAATGAATGCGGAGAGAAAGAATCTAAGTGAGCATAAAATTGAAAAAGTGGGCAAAAGATTGCGCTCAATGATGCCTTGGATTGGCGCGAATAAGCTTGTGGATACAGATAAAAACTAA
- a CDS encoding type II restriction endonuclease, whose amino-acid sequence MKNKLDFDTFLQSLQTSNRTLDFFVDWQKCLKNRDDISIALNHLNFLLGKERSELKACIKKLFGEYPKAFNVLHILIAVRDKKDLVLDVKGDFVPLNTYFVSVEKIYEFISQTGLEQIFCNKNIRDLNDFVFGIEVGLDSNARKNRSGKAMEKCISNIFSEAELIFKEQVDIRDFKDLHEAFGVDIKKFDFVIYGKNKTYFIESNFYTGGGSKLNETARSYQDLTPKFEAFSNYKFIWITDGKGWLSAKNKLQEAYKYVEIYNLSNLKNFIQRVKNDTATF is encoded by the coding sequence ATGAAAAATAAGCTTGATTTTGATACATTTTTACAAAGTCTTCAAACGAGTAATAGGACTTTAGATTTCTTTGTGGATTGGCAAAAATGCTTAAAAAATAGAGATGATATAAGCATAGCCTTAAATCATTTGAATTTTTTGCTTGGTAAAGAGAGGAGTGAGCTTAAAGCTTGCATTAAAAAACTTTTTGGGGAATATCCAAAGGCTTTTAATGTGTTGCATATTCTTATTGCGGTAAGAGACAAAAAGGATTTGGTGCTTGATGTAAAGGGGGATTTTGTTCCATTAAATACTTATTTTGTAAGCGTTGAAAAAATCTATGAGTTTATCTCTCAAACGGGTTTAGAGCAGATTTTTTGCAATAAAAATATTAGGGATTTAAATGATTTTGTGTTTGGTATAGAGGTGGGGCTTGATAGCAATGCAAGGAAAAACCGCAGTGGCAAAGCTATGGAAAAATGTATTAGCAATATTTTTTCTGAGGCTGAACTCATTTTTAAAGAGCAAGTTGATATTAGAGATTTTAAAGATTTGCACGAAGCCTTTGGGGTGGATATTAAAAAATTTGACTTTGTGATTTATGGCAAAAATAAAACGTATTTTATAGAATCTAACTTTTATACAGGTGGCGGCAGTAAGCTGAACGAAACAGCAAGATCTTATCAAGATTTAACCCCTAAATTTGAAGCATTTTCAAACTATAAATTTATTTGGATTACTGATGGTAAGGGTTGGCTTAGTGCGAAAAACAAGCTACAAGAGGCTTATAAATATGTGGAAATTTATAATTTAAGCAATCTTAAAAATTTTATACAAAGGGTTAAAAATGACACTGCCACGTTTTGA
- the groL gene encoding chaperonin GroEL (60 kDa chaperone family; promotes refolding of misfolded polypeptides especially under stressful conditions; forms two stacked rings of heptamers to form a barrel-shaped 14mer; ends can be capped by GroES; misfolded proteins enter the barrel where they are refolded when GroES binds) encodes MASKEIHFSDSARNKLYEGIKQLSDAVKVTMGPKGRNVLIQKSYGAPAITKDGVSVAKEIELADPIANMGAQLVKEVASKTADAAGDGTTTATVLAYSIYKEGLRNITAGANPIEVKRGMDKAVTAIVEELKKASKKVGGKSDIAQVATISANSDENIGALIAEAMEKVGKDGVITVEEAKGINDELSVVEGMQFDRGYLSAYFVTNTDKMTAQLENAYVLLTDKKISNMKEILPLLEATMQSGKPLLIIAEDIEGEALTTLVVNKLRGVLNVSAVKAPGFGDRRKAMLQDIAILTGGQVISEELGKTLESATLADLGSAARIVIDKDNTTIVDGKGKTKDVKDRIAQIKMEIENTTSDYDREKLQERLAKLSGGVAVIKVGAASEVEMKEKKDRVDDALSATKAAVDEGIVIGGGSALIRASQKVKLKLEGDEAVGYDIIKRAIKAPLGQIAANAGYDAGVVVNEVEKNAKDGFGFNAATGEYVDMFKEGIIDPLKVTRVALQNAVSVSSLLLTTEATINEVKEDKPAPAMPDMGGMGGMGGMM; translated from the coding sequence ATGGCAAGTAAAGAAATTCATTTTTCAGATTCTGCAAGAAATAAGTTATATGAGGGCATTAAGCAATTAAGCGATGCTGTAAAGGTAACAATGGGACCAAAAGGGCGTAATGTACTGATTCAAAAGAGCTATGGCGCACCGGCTATTACAAAAGATGGTGTTTCTGTGGCAAAAGAGATTGAATTAGCCGATCCTATCGCTAATATGGGCGCACAGCTTGTAAAAGAAGTAGCGAGTAAGACAGCTGATGCAGCCGGTGATGGTACGACAACAGCTACCGTTTTAGCCTATAGTATTTATAAAGAAGGTTTGCGAAACATCACTGCTGGGGCAAATCCTATCGAGGTAAAACGTGGTATGGATAAAGCAGTAACGGCTATCGTAGAGGAATTGAAAAAAGCAAGTAAAAAAGTAGGTGGCAAGAGCGACATTGCCCAAGTGGCGACTATCTCTGCAAATTCCGATGAAAATATCGGTGCACTCATTGCTGAAGCGATGGAAAAAGTAGGCAAAGATGGCGTTATTACTGTTGAGGAAGCAAAGGGGATTAATGATGAGTTAAGCGTGGTTGAAGGTATGCAGTTTGATAGAGGCTACCTCTCCGCATATTTTGTAACTAATACTGATAAGATGACAGCACAGCTTGAAAACGCCTATGTGCTTTTAACCGATAAGAAAATCTCTAATATGAAAGAGATTCTGCCATTACTTGAGGCGACTATGCAAAGTGGCAAACCGCTTTTGATTATTGCTGAAGACATCGAGGGCGAGGCTCTTACGACTTTGGTAGTGAATAAATTGCGCGGTGTGCTTAATGTATCAGCAGTTAAAGCTCCGGGCTTTGGCGATAGACGCAAGGCAATGTTACAAGATATAGCCATTCTTACCGGCGGACAAGTCATTAGCGAGGAGCTTGGTAAGACTTTAGAATCTGCGACTTTAGCGGATTTAGGAAGTGCGGCAAGAATTGTCATTGATAAAGATAATACGACTATCGTTGATGGTAAGGGCAAGACAAAAGATGTCAAAGATAGAATCGCACAAATCAAAATGGAAATTGAAAACACTACAAGCGATTATGATAGAGAAAAGCTCCAAGAGCGATTGGCTAAGCTTAGTGGCGGTGTAGCTGTTATCAAGGTAGGTGCTGCAAGTGAAGTAGAGATGAAAGAGAAAAAGGACCGCGTAGATGATGCGCTTTCTGCGACAAAAGCAGCAGTTGATGAAGGTATTGTTATTGGTGGTGGCTCTGCGCTTATCCGTGCTTCACAAAAAGTAAAACTTAAGCTTGAGGGTGATGAGGCGGTTGGCTATGATATTATCAAACGCGCTATTAAAGCACCTCTTGGGCAAATTGCCGCAAATGCTGGATATGATGCGGGTGTGGTAGTCAATGAAGTAGAAAAAAATGCAAAAGATGGCTTTGGGTTTAACGCTGCTACGGGCGAGTATGTGGATATGTTTAAAGAGGGCATTATCGATCCGCTTAAGGTTACGCGTGTAGCACTGCAAAATGCCGTCTCTGTATCAAGCCTCCTGCTCACTACGGAAGCGACTATTAATGAAGTCAAAGAGGACAAACCAGCTCCAGCAATGCCAGATATGGGCGGAATGGGTGGTATGGGCGGTATGATGTAA
- a CDS encoding phosphoenolpyruvate carboxylase yields the protein MRPQHKGNSMPQPLLENAQIDFVFQTIIHLLQNVDVELKEAFIRIKQSIEKHDSTTLLATLTQLNTQDKTLSIIKAFTLYHMLLNIIEELNASANMESNKLAKTLQELAKEGYEKPETLAILEQLCFYPVFTAHPTESRRRTFLEAHHQMSENIKAIFMHNDEKAKNQLLYRLTLLWHTHLVRSEKMEILYELDNLLYIIESSVLESATEVLNAVETLLDKPLESSPITLGSWIGGDRDGNPYVNNEIMTKVMKITHNAIINIYINKCEKLIRELSLSMDFMKPTRTLMQSLHNETHELPQSEATLYAKEPFRAKLYLIRKKLKNRLIAINAPESVRFTYANSHELLTDIDMLIESLDSISAQGLREFRHLVLLGGFHLFGLDFREHRDTILNSISEIFCLLGLSDSDFKDLSESKKCAILNIALSKKYELHTLIDQLSQPTQQLVGAFLRIQWAKKHISERILQSFIISMSSEASDLLCVLWFAKQSGLWKGGKKSEGKRGKARISITPLFETIDDLQRAQHIIKVLHTNPHYQQYMYDNDNTQEIMVGYSDSSKDGGIFASNYNLHCAISNITHLQDELGIKINFFHGRGGSVSRGGGSLEEALLSSAPKSVYKQLKTTEQGEMISAKYLHKHIAKKNLSSTLCALLKKEVADTFCLNGACESDSPIMALLKPVSLASYAAYRALVYENKGFMSYFKMATPIAFIQNLHLGSRPSKRKDTQRVEDLRAIPWVFAWTQNRSIIPAWYGLGSGLAKGDKNALKDCYQQSLFFKTTIDNISQAMLKVDLDIARLYSAFVADKAVRDGIWECIYTEYQLTLENLLHLRGESELLDSQRAVRESILLRKPYLSVLNLTQIELIKKYQSCGYAKAKERILEQIHATIVGIAQGIRNTG from the coding sequence ATGCGACCTCAACACAAAGGCAATTCTATGCCCCAACCCTTGCTTGAAAACGCACAAATTGATTTTGTATTTCAAACCATTATCCACCTCTTGCAAAATGTCGATGTAGAGCTAAAAGAAGCCTTTATCCGCATTAAGCAATCCATAGAAAAGCACGATAGCACCACTCTTTTAGCTACTTTGACACAGCTTAATACACAAGATAAAACACTCTCTATTATCAAAGCCTTTACCCTCTATCATATGCTACTCAATATCATTGAAGAGCTTAATGCAAGTGCTAATATGGAATCAAACAAACTTGCCAAAACTCTGCAAGAACTTGCTAAAGAGGGCTATGAAAAGCCTGAAACTCTAGCGATTTTAGAACAATTATGCTTTTATCCTGTCTTTACCGCACACCCTACAGAATCTCGTCGCCGCACATTCCTTGAAGCACATCATCAAATGAGTGAAAATATCAAAGCTATTTTTATGCACAATGATGAAAAAGCTAAAAATCAGCTACTTTACCGCCTCACATTGCTATGGCACACACATTTAGTAAGAAGTGAGAAAATGGAGATTCTCTATGAGCTTGATAATCTGCTTTATATCATTGAAAGCTCCGTGCTAGAATCTGCCACAGAAGTGCTAAATGCGGTTGAAACCCTACTTGATAAACCCTTAGAATCCTCCCCCATCACGCTAGGAAGCTGGATAGGGGGCGATAGAGATGGCAATCCTTATGTGAATAATGAAATTATGACAAAGGTGATGAAAATTACGCATAATGCGATTATCAACATCTATATTAACAAATGTGAGAAGCTCATTCGGGAGCTTTCTTTGTCTATGGATTTTATGAAGCCCACTCGCACCCTTATGCAATCGCTCCATAATGAAACCCACGAGCTTCCACAGAGTGAGGCGACACTCTATGCCAAAGAGCCTTTCCGCGCAAAACTCTACCTCATAAGAAAAAAGCTCAAAAACCGCCTTATTGCGATTAATGCCCCTGAATCTGTGCGTTTTACCTATGCTAACTCACACGAGCTTTTAACAGATATTGATATGCTTATAGAATCTCTAGATTCCATAAGCGCACAAGGCTTGAGAGAATTTCGCCATCTTGTGCTTTTAGGGGGATTCCATTTATTTGGACTTGACTTTAGGGAGCATAGAGATACCATCTTAAATAGCATAAGCGAGATTTTCTGTCTGCTTGGTTTAAGCGATAGCGATTTTAAGGATTTGAGTGAGAGTAAAAAATGCGCGATTTTAAATATCGCCTTAAGCAAAAAATATGAGCTACATACGCTTATCGATCAGCTTTCTCAACCTACACAGCAGCTTGTAGGTGCATTTTTACGCATACAATGGGCGAAAAAACACATCAGTGAGCGGATTTTGCAAAGCTTTATTATCTCTATGAGTAGCGAGGCGAGTGATTTACTCTGTGTGCTGTGGTTTGCTAAGCAAAGTGGCTTATGGAAAGGGGGTAAAAAGAGTGAGGGTAAAAGAGGCAAGGCGAGGATTTCTATCACGCCGCTTTTTGAGACGATTGATGACTTGCAGAGAGCGCAACATATCATCAAGGTGCTTCATACCAATCCGCACTATCAGCAATATATGTATGATAATGACAATACGCAAGAAATTATGGTGGGCTATTCGGATTCAAGTAAAGATGGCGGGATTTTCGCAAGTAATTATAATCTGCATTGTGCCATTAGCAACATTACACATTTGCAAGATGAGCTAGGCATTAAGATTAACTTTTTTCACGGCAGGGGCGGGAGCGTGAGTCGTGGGGGAGGTAGCTTAGAAGAAGCGCTTCTCTCCTCTGCGCCTAAAAGCGTATATAAGCAACTCAAAACAACGGAGCAAGGCGAGATGATAAGCGCAAAATACTTACACAAACATATCGCTAAAAAGAATCTCTCAAGCACTTTATGCGCCTTGCTGAAAAAGGAGGTAGCAGATACATTTTGTCTCAATGGCGCTTGTGAGAGCGATTCGCCTATTATGGCATTGCTTAAACCTGTATCTTTAGCTTCTTATGCGGCTTATCGTGCCCTTGTATATGAAAATAAGGGCTTTATGAGCTATTTCAAAATGGCAACGCCCATCGCCTTTATACAGAATCTCCATCTAGGCTCAAGACCAAGCAAACGCAAGGATACACAAAGAGTGGAGGATTTACGTGCGATTCCTTGGGTGTTTGCTTGGACGCAAAATCGCTCTATTATCCCTGCGTGGTATGGGTTAGGCAGTGGGTTAGCAAAGGGGGATAAAAACGCCCTCAAAGACTGCTATCAGCAATCGCTTTTCTTTAAAACAACCATTGATAATATCTCTCAAGCAATGCTTAAAGTGGATTTAGATATTGCTAGGCTATATAGCGCATTTGTGGCGGATAAGGCGGTGCGCGATGGGATTTGGGAATGTATTTATACAGAGTATCAGCTGACTTTGGAAAATCTGCTGCATCTGCGCGGGGAGAGTGAGCTACTAGATTCCCAAAGGGCGGTTAGAGAATCTATCCTTTTGCGTAAGCCCTACCTTAGTGTGCTTAATCTCACGCAAATTGAATTGATTAAGAAATATCAAAGCTGTGGCTATGCAAAAGCAAAGGAGAGAATCTTAGAGCAAATCCACGCTACGATTGTGGGTATCGCACAAGGCATTCGCAACACGGGGTGA
- a CDS encoding DNA-methyltransferase has translation MTLPRFDKDLNPCFVSNDKLFTLYQGDCNKILPQCENSIDLIFADPPYFLSNDGLSIQSGKIVSVNKGEWDKEANITDIDAFNMEWISNAKTALKSTGSILISGTYHNIFSLGRALQKLDFKILNLITWQKTNPPPNFSCRYLTHSTEQIIWARKSVKHKHIFHYEILKKLNGDKQMRDVWSFPAIAPWEKANGKHPTQKPLNLLVRLLLMASDTDSLICDPFSGSSTTGIAANLLGRKFIGIEKEKDFIDISTARKLELESNFDDIRKRIADLKNMQ, from the coding sequence ATGACACTGCCACGTTTTGACAAAGATTTAAACCCCTGCTTTGTCAGCAATGATAAGCTTTTTACACTCTATCAAGGCGATTGTAATAAGATTTTGCCTCAATGTGAAAATAGCATTGATTTAATCTTTGCCGACCCGCCTTATTTTCTCTCAAATGATGGCTTAAGCATACAAAGCGGTAAAATCGTGAGTGTGAATAAGGGCGAATGGGACAAAGAAGCAAATATCACAGATATTGACGCATTTAATATGGAATGGATAAGCAATGCAAAAACTGCCCTCAAAAGCACGGGCAGCATTCTCATTAGCGGCACTTATCATAATATTTTTTCTTTAGGCAGAGCCTTGCAAAAGCTTGATTTTAAGATTCTAAATCTCATCACTTGGCAAAAGACCAATCCCCCGCCAAATTTTAGTTGCCGCTATTTGACACATTCTACTGAGCAAATTATTTGGGCAAGAAAGAGCGTAAAACACAAGCATATTTTTCACTATGAGATTCTAAAAAAGCTTAATGGAGATAAGCAAATGCGTGATGTGTGGAGCTTCCCTGCGATTGCTCCTTGGGAAAAGGCAAATGGCAAACACCCCACACAAAAGCCTTTGAATCTGCTTGTAAGACTGCTTTTAATGGCAAGTGATACGGATTCTCTTATCTGTGATCCTTTTAGTGGCAGTTCCACCACAGGTATAGCGGCAAATCTTTTAGGTAGAAAATTTATCGGTATAGAAAAAGAAAAAGATTTTATAGATATATCCACAGCAAGAAAATTAGAGCTTGAAAGCAATTTTGATGACATAAGAAAGAGAATTGCGGACTTAAAAAATATGCAATAA
- a CDS encoding cation diffusion facilitator family transporter, producing MKSTPTSHAYECGLSPKSDKNYLGYGSSVRDNKLRFHKDSASQDRETAKQKTKESAHSHLKNLKDSLQDVLKASQKEQFVLKVSMFSALTLAIFGIGFGILVKSMAVIFDGFVALISVGLGALSVVTSRYIYKEDDDIFQYGYVRFEPMVNLFKSLVLVFVCVYAFINAIQSILHGGYAVELGGAAIYSLCACVFCALLFGYTLVYAKVLESDLIKVDNTEWKIDCVLYLGALAAFGIIYLLPFFGFVLIDSQSSEAHPLALYIDPMLLALLSLLLCVSPIRIAIVNFKDLIMVAPPEIDEKITAIMEALSAEFGFSDYDTHVAKSGRFYMVEVNILTDRNFKPVSMQEFDTIRERIEKALEIPSYKIWLSVSWTANPKWL from the coding sequence ATGAAATCTACTCCTACTTCTCACGCTTATGAATGCGGACTTTCTCCCAAAAGCGATAAAAACTATCTAGGCTATGGCTCAAGTGTGCGCGATAATAAATTGCGTTTTCATAAAGATTCTGCCTCTCAAGACAGAGAGACAGCAAAGCAGAAAACAAAAGAGAGCGCACATTCGCATTTGAAAAACCTCAAAGATTCTCTGCAAGATGTGCTCAAAGCCTCGCAAAAAGAGCAATTTGTGCTAAAAGTATCGATGTTTAGCGCACTCACTCTAGCGATTTTTGGCATTGGCTTTGGGATTTTGGTAAAGTCTATGGCGGTTATCTTTGATGGATTTGTAGCGCTTATTAGCGTGGGATTAGGGGCGCTTAGTGTGGTTACCTCGCGTTATATTTATAAAGAGGATGATGATATTTTTCAATACGGCTATGTGCGATTTGAACCAATGGTGAATCTGTTTAAGTCTTTAGTGCTGGTATTTGTCTGTGTATATGCCTTTATTAATGCAATTCAAAGCATTTTGCACGGAGGATATGCGGTAGAGCTTGGTGGTGCGGCGATTTATAGCCTATGTGCTTGTGTGTTTTGTGCGTTGCTATTTGGCTATACATTAGTGTATGCAAAGGTGCTAGAATCTGATTTGATTAAAGTAGATAATACTGAATGGAAAATCGATTGTGTGCTGTATTTGGGTGCATTGGCAGCTTTTGGAATTATCTATTTGTTGCCATTTTTTGGCTTTGTGCTTATAGATTCTCAAAGTAGCGAGGCTCACCCCCTAGCACTATACATTGACCCTATGCTTTTAGCCCTATTATCCTTACTGCTTTGCGTGTCGCCTATTCGCATAGCTATTGTAAATTTCAAAGATTTGATTATGGTAGCCCCGCCAGAGATCGATGAAAAAATCACAGCGATTATGGAGGCTTTAAGCGCAGAATTTGGCTTTAGCGATTATGATACGCACGTGGCTAAATCAGGTAGATTCTATATGGTAGAGGTGAATATCCTCACAGATAGGAACTTTAAGCCTGTGAGTATGCAGGAATTTGATACGATAAGAGAGCGGATAGAGAAAGCACTAGAGATACCAAGCTATAAAATATGGCTTTCTGTAAGCTGGACGGCAAATCCTAAATGGCTCTGA